The following proteins are encoded in a genomic region of Oreochromis aureus strain Israel breed Guangdong linkage group 8, ZZ_aureus, whole genome shotgun sequence:
- the LOC116327510 gene encoding dual specificity phosphatase 29-like: protein MASRESKTGTKINVTRAAEESSPVDDYSTPGGYELEKILNRGSVAYTHVNEVWPNVFIGDEDTAKDKYTLKKLGITHILNAAEGTWNNVDTGAGYYSDMDIVYYGVVAEDVATFDLSQYFFSAAQFIEKTLSNPQNKLLVHCVMGRSRSATLFLAYLMICENMTVVDAIEHVKKRRRIIPNWGFLKQLRELDQHLLEKRGESAGES from the exons ATGGCTTCTCGCGAGTCAAAGACTGGCACAAAGATAAATGTTACTCGGGCAGCTGAGGAGTCCAGTCCAGTGGATGATTATTCCACACCTGGGGGCTATGAGTTGGAGAAAATCCTCAACCGAGGGAGTGTGGCTTACACTCATGTCAACGAGGTTTGGCCTAATGTCTTTATTGGGGATGA GGACACTGCAAAGGACAAGTACACGCTGAAGAAGCTGGGAATTACGCACATCCTGAATGCAGCAGAGGGGACGTGGAACAATGTGGACACCGGAGCTGGCTACTACAGTGACATGGACATTGTATACTATGGTGTAGTAGCAGAAGATGTCGCAACCTTTGACCTCAGCCAGTATTTTTTCTCTGCTGCCCAGTTTATTGAGAAGACACTGAGCAATCCTCAGA ATAAACTGCTGGTGCACTGCGTGATGGGAAGGAGTCGGTCTGCCACACTTTTCCTCGCCTATCTCATGATCTGTGAGAACATGACGGTGGTTGATGCCATAGAGCACGTAAAGAAACGCAGGCGTATCATCCCTAACTGGGGCTTTTTGAAGCAGCTGCGAGAGCTGGACCAGCACCTCTTGGAGAAAAGGGGGGAATCTGCAGGGGAAAGCTGA
- the LOC120441537 gene encoding dual specificity protein phosphatase 13-like: MWSTMNNLQENSAASPATPSVKDLEKILYGGKRFGNHVDEVWPDLFIGDMSVANDRYSLWKLGITHVVNAAHGKTHCQGSHYFYGSTVDYYGVPADDSPSFDLSRYFFPSAEYIHNALDTTSARVLVHCAVGVSRSASIVLAYLMIHHNYTLLDAINKVKERRWIFPNRGFLKQLRALDMKLQKTS, encoded by the exons ATGTGGTCAACAATGAACAATCTGCAGGAAAACAGTGCAGCTTCTCCTGCCACTCCTTCTGTGAAAGACCTTGAGAAGATTTTGTATGGAGGTAAAAGGTTTGGTAATCATGTTGATGAAGTTTGGCCTGACCTGTTCATTGGAGATAT GTCAGTAGCTAATGATCGCTACAGTCTGTGGAAGCTGGGAATCACCCATGTTGTGAATGCAGCTCATGGGAAGACGCACTGTCAGGGGAGTCACTACTTCTATGGATCCACCGTGGATTATTATGGAGTGCCTGCAGATGACTCACCGTCTTTTGACCTCTCTCGATATTTCTTTCCCTCTGCTGAGTATATTCATAACGCACTTGACACGACAAGTG CTCGAGTTCTCGTCCACTGTGCTGTTGGCGTGAGCAGGTCTGCCTCCATCGTCCTGGCCTACCTAATGATCCACCACAATTACACGCTACTAGATGCAATCAATAAGGTCAAAGAGCGCAGGTGGATCTTCCCAAACAGAGGATTCCTTAAACAGCTTCGTGCTTTGGATATGAAACTGCAAAAGACTTCATGA
- the LOC116327455 gene encoding dual specificity protein phosphatase 13-like yields the protein MSALRSKRKEYLSVKDLQKLLDSCKLHLNQIDEVWPNIYIGNVAVAQNKAALLKLGITHVLNAAHSKRGSIGNQSFYGNDFVYCGIPADDSTHFDLDVYFQPAADFIHKALKSPDGKVLVHCIMGMSRSSTLVLAYLMIYRHLPLKQALQKLIQKRAIYPNRNFLALLLDLDLQLTKKKKTCRIL from the exons ATGTCAGCGCTGAGAAGCAAGAGAAAAGAATATCTAAGTGTGAAGGATTTGCAGAAGCTTTTGGACTCTTGCAAGCTGCACCTCAATCAAATTGACGAAGTGTGGCCGAACATATACATAGGAAATGT GGCAGTAGCCCAAAACAAGGCTGCCTTGCTGAAATTAGGTATAACTCATGTATTAAACGCTGCTCACTCCAAGCGAGGCAGCATAGGGAACCAAAGCTTTTATGGCAACGACTTTGTGTATTGTGGCATTCCAGCAGATGACTCGACACACTTTGATCTGGATGTTTACTTTCAGCCTGCAGCCGATTTCATTCACAAAGCTCTGAAGTCACCTGATG GGAAAGTTCTGGTGCACTGCATCATGGGAATGAGCCGGTCATCGACCTTGGTTTTGGCATACCTCATGATCTACCGTCATCTCCCACTCAAACAGGCTTTGCAGAAGCTGATCCAGAAAAGAGCCATCTACCCCAACAGGAATTTCCTGGCTTTGCTGTTGGATCTGGATCTTCAgctgacaaagaaaaagaaaacatgtcgGATCCTGTAG
- the LOC116327518 gene encoding dual specificity phosphatase 29-like has product MPTHRLYAAKDKRTLQAHRITHVLNAADGKFNVNTGPSFYRDTAITYHGVEAFDMPSFDLSPFFYPAANFIKSALSSPTGKVFVHCAMGLSRSSTLVLAYLMIHENMTLVDAIKAVGANRNICPNNGFLEQLRALDTKLHCQGLSRSLNGRT; this is encoded by the exons ATGCCTACACATCGCTT GTACGCAGCCAAAGACAAAAGGACTCTCCAGGCTCATCGCATCACCCACGTGCTTAACGCAGCTGATGGGAAGTTCAACGTGAACACAGGGCCCAGCTTCTACCGAGACACCGCGATCACTTATCATGGAGTCGAAGCTTTTGACATGCCATCCTTTGACTTGAGTCCCTTCTTTTACCCAGCGGCCAATTTCATCAAGAGCGCTTTGAGCTCTCCCACAG GTAAAGTCTTCGTCCACTGTGCAATGGGCCTCAGCCGCTCATCCACCTTGGTTCTGGCTTACCTGATGATCCATGAGAACATGACACTGGTGGACGCCATCAAAGCTGTGGGCGCCAACAGGAACATTTGTCCCAATAACGGGTTCTTGGAGCAGCTCCGAGCACTGGACACAAAGCTCCACTGCCAGGGATTATCCAGGAGCCTCAACGGGCGGACGTAA
- the LOC116327454 gene encoding dual specificity phosphatase 29-like produces MTSKEEPKYQTPPTCDLLSLLLKNRRPTGAVNEVWPNLYIGDAAAARDKTLLAKLEITHVVNAADGPQHIDTGPGFYADASILYHGVEAPDCKDFDLSPFFSETADFIHGALSQKGKVLVHCARGISRSAALTLAFLMIKERLTLVEAVEVVCRHRNILPNVGFLNQLRELDSSLFM; encoded by the exons ATGACCTCAAAGGAGGAGCCAAAGTATCAGACACCACCCACCTGCGATCTGCTCAGCCTTCTGTTGAAGAACAGACGCCCCACTGGAGCTGTCAACGAGGTTTGGCCcaacctctacatcggagatgC GGCTGCAGCTCGGGATAAAACCCTGTTAGCGAAACTGGAAATAACACACGTGGTGAATGCTGCAGATGGCCCCCAGCACATTGATACCGGGCCAGGTTTCTACGCAGACGCCAGCATACTGTATCACGGAGTAGAAGCACCAGACTGTAAAGATTTTGACTTGAGCCCTTTCTTCAGTGAGACGGCTGATTTTATTCATGGTGCTCTGAGCCAAAAAG GGAAGGTGCTCGTCCACTGCGCTCGGGGAATCAGCCGCTCGGCAGCTCTGACGCTGGCCTTCCTCATGATCAAAGAAAGGCTCACACTGGTGGAGGCTGTGGAGGTTGTGTGCCGGCACAGAAACATCCTCCCAAATGTTGGATTTCTGAACCAGCTCCGTGAGCTGGACTCATCCCTATTCATGTAG